A window from Sordaria macrospora chromosome 2, complete sequence encodes these proteins:
- a CDS encoding small nucleolar ribonucleoprotein SNU13: MSGQNESAAWPKAEDGALVQELLDCVQQASHYRQLKKGANEATKSVSRGTSELVILAADTQPLSIVLHIPLLCEDKNVPYVYVPSKTALGRACGVSRSVIAVSLTSNEASDLNSKIRALRDKVERLAM, from the exons ATGTCTGGTCAAAACGAATCTGCTGCCTGGcccaaggccgaggacggTGCTCTCGTCCAGGAGCTCCTCGACTGCGTCCAGCAGGCCAGCCACTACAGAcagctcaagaagggcgCCAACGAGGCCACCAAGTC GGTCTCCCGTGGTACCAGCGAGTTGGTCATCCTCGCTGCTGATACCCAGCCCTTGAGCATCGTTCTTCACATTCCTCTGC TCTGCGAGGACAAGAACGTCCCTTACGTCTACGTTCCTTCCAAGACCGCCCTCGGCCGTGCCTGCGGTGTCTCCCGCTCGGTCATTGCCgtctccctcacctccaacGAGGCTTCCGATCTCAACTCCAAGATCCGTGCCCTCCGTGACAAGGTCGAGCGTCTCGCTATGTAA